One stretch of Streptomyces peucetius DNA includes these proteins:
- a CDS encoding acyl-CoA dehydrogenase family protein — protein sequence MDFTFTEEHLAAVEAAKAVFSAVAPDAVPSPAMTAGAVADDFDRSLWARLADSDLLSLVLPEEHGGAGLDPIALCLVLRESAKVLARVPLLETSAVAMTVARYGSAGLRSEIIPGAGRGDVVLTAAANGRTGHGPAEIAVTAHRPAASAVGWVLDGVQTAVPWGQCADRIAVPAHTADGRAVLALVPRAHDGLTLAEQVSTSGERLAEVRLEAVRIEDQDLIDDAQAWEWLRGLLATGTCALALGLGERVLAMTGEYTGKREQFGFPVATFQAVAVQAADRYIDLRAMEATLWQAAWRIGTGSGGALPPAGDIAVAKIWASEGVRRVVQTAQHLHGGFGADVDYPLHRYHAWAKQFELSLGPAAAHEEALGDLLAAHPLG from the coding sequence GTGGACTTCACCTTCACCGAGGAGCACCTGGCAGCCGTGGAGGCGGCCAAGGCGGTCTTCTCTGCCGTGGCGCCCGACGCGGTACCGAGTCCCGCGATGACCGCGGGTGCGGTCGCGGACGACTTCGACCGCAGCCTGTGGGCCCGGCTCGCCGACTCCGACCTGCTGAGTCTCGTGCTGCCCGAGGAGCACGGCGGAGCCGGACTCGACCCCATCGCCCTCTGCCTGGTGCTGCGCGAGTCGGCCAAGGTGCTGGCACGCGTGCCACTGCTGGAGACCAGCGCGGTCGCGATGACAGTGGCGCGCTACGGCAGCGCCGGCCTCCGCAGCGAGATCATCCCTGGGGCCGGCCGTGGCGACGTGGTGCTCACGGCAGCGGCCAACGGCCGCACCGGCCACGGTCCGGCCGAGATCGCCGTCACCGCGCACCGCCCCGCCGCCTCAGCGGTCGGCTGGGTCCTCGACGGAGTCCAGACGGCCGTGCCCTGGGGACAGTGCGCGGACCGTATCGCCGTGCCCGCCCACACGGCAGACGGCAGGGCGGTCCTCGCCCTCGTACCGCGGGCCCACGACGGTCTCACTCTCGCCGAGCAGGTCTCCACGAGCGGCGAGCGCCTGGCGGAGGTCCGGCTCGAGGCGGTACGGATCGAGGACCAGGACCTGATCGACGACGCGCAGGCCTGGGAGTGGCTGCGCGGGCTGCTTGCCACGGGCACCTGTGCGCTGGCACTGGGCCTGGGCGAGCGAGTGCTGGCCATGACCGGCGAGTACACCGGCAAGCGGGAACAGTTCGGCTTCCCGGTGGCCACGTTCCAGGCCGTGGCCGTCCAGGCCGCCGACCGGTACATCGACCTGCGGGCCATGGAGGCCACTCTCTGGCAGGCCGCCTGGCGCATCGGCACCGGCTCCGGCGGGGCGCTGCCACCGGCGGGCGACATCGCGGTGGCCAAGATCTGGGCGTCGGAGGGGGTACGGCGCGTCGTGCAGACCGCTCAGCATCTGCACGGCGGTTTCGGCGCGGACGTCGACTACCCACTCCACCGCTACCACGCCTGGGCCAAGCAGTTCGAGCTCTCGCTCGGTCCCGCGGCCGCCCACGAGGAGGCGCTGGGCGATCTGCTCGCCGCCCATCCGCTCGGTTAG
- a CDS encoding Stp1/IreP family PP2C-type Ser/Thr phosphatase → MSLSLRFAAGSHKGMIREGNEDSGYAGPRLLAIADGMGGQAAGEVASSEVISTLVTLDDDVPGSDILTSLGTAVQRANDQLRMMVEEDPQLEGMGTTLTALLWTGQRLGLVHVGDSRAYLLRDGVLTQITQDHTWVQRLVDEGRITEEEATTHPQRSLLMRALGSGDHVEPDLSIREVRAGDRYLICSDGLSGVVSHQTMEETLASYQGPQETVQDLIQLALRGGGPDNITCIVADVLDTDAGDTLAASLSDTPVVVGAVAENQHQLNDGGAMQTPAGRAAGLGRASAPKAPGGSFGPPGSGDAGAYGGMPPEGSFGAYTDDDFAKRGGGRRWLKRSLYIVLALAVVGGGLYGGYRWTQTQYYVGTKGEHVALYRGISQDLAWVSLSEVEKDHPEIELKYLPPYQRKQVEATITEDSLTTARAKVEELAKQAAACKKDEQRRDAADRASSPPPGEGQSGDTVGTPTTQDAKTKPTAASPSPGPTLSEEEQKLASNCGKQ, encoded by the coding sequence ATGAGTCTTTCTCTGCGTTTCGCCGCCGGATCGCACAAGGGCATGATCCGCGAAGGCAACGAGGACTCCGGTTACGCCGGGCCCCGTCTGCTGGCCATCGCCGACGGCATGGGCGGTCAGGCGGCCGGCGAGGTCGCTTCCTCCGAGGTCATCTCCACGCTCGTCACGCTCGACGACGACGTGCCCGGCTCCGACATCCTCACCTCGCTCGGCACCGCCGTGCAGCGCGCCAACGACCAGCTCCGGATGATGGTCGAGGAGGACCCACAGCTCGAGGGCATGGGCACCACGCTCACGGCCCTCCTGTGGACGGGGCAGCGGCTCGGCCTGGTGCACGTCGGCGACTCCCGTGCGTACCTGCTCCGCGACGGCGTGCTGACCCAGATCACGCAGGACCACACCTGGGTGCAGCGGCTCGTCGACGAGGGCCGGATCACCGAGGAGGAGGCCACCACCCACCCGCAGCGCTCGCTGCTGATGCGGGCGCTGGGCAGCGGCGACCATGTGGAGCCCGACCTCTCCATCCGCGAGGTCCGCGCCGGTGACCGCTACCTGATCTGCTCCGACGGCCTGTCCGGCGTCGTCTCCCACCAGACGATGGAGGAGACGCTCGCCAGCTACCAGGGCCCGCAGGAGACCGTGCAGGACCTGATCCAGCTCGCCCTGCGCGGCGGCGGCCCCGACAACATCACCTGCATCGTCGCCGACGTCCTCGACACCGATGCGGGCGACACCCTGGCCGCCTCGCTCAGCGACACCCCGGTCGTCGTCGGCGCGGTCGCCGAGAACCAGCACCAGCTGAACGACGGCGGCGCCATGCAGACCCCGGCCGGCCGTGCCGCCGGGCTGGGACGCGCCTCCGCGCCGAAGGCGCCGGGCGGCAGCTTCGGCCCGCCCGGTTCCGGCGACGCCGGAGCGTACGGCGGGATGCCGCCCGAGGGCAGCTTCGGCGCCTACACCGACGACGACTTCGCCAAGCGGGGCGGCGGCCGCAGATGGCTGAAGCGCTCGCTGTACATCGTTCTCGCGCTGGCCGTCGTGGGCGGCGGTCTGTACGGCGGTTACCGCTGGACACAGACCCAGTACTACGTCGGCACCAAGGGCGAGCACGTGGCCCTGTACCGCGGCATCAGCCAGGATCTCGCCTGGGTCTCGCTCTCGGAGGTCGAGAAGGACCACCCCGAGATCGAACTCAAGTACCTACCGCCCTACCAGCGCAAGCAGGTCGAGGCGACGATCACCGAGGACAGCCTCACCACCGCCCGCGCGAAGGTCGAGGAGCTCGCCAAGCAGGCAGCGGCCTGCAAGAAGGACGAGCAGCGCCGCGATGCGGCCGACCGCGCGAGCAGCCCGCCTCCGGGAGAGGGCCAGTCCGGCGACACCGTCGGGACGCCCACCACCCAGGACGCGAAGACCAAGCCGACCGCAGCCTCTCCCTCCCCGGGTCCCACCCTCTCGGAGGAGGAGCAGAAGCTGGCCTCGAACTGCGGCAAGCAGTAA
- a CDS encoding 2Fe-2S iron-sulfur cluster-binding protein, whose translation MFHPLRVSAVERLTDDSVAVTFDVPAELRETFRHTPGQHVALRRLVDGVETRRTYSICTPAAQDGDVPVLRVGIRLVDGGDFSTYALKELSVGDTVEVMHPAGRFLFPPRPGHFAAVVGGSGITPVLSMAATLLAREPEARFCLIRSDRTAASTMFLDEVADLKDRYPDRFQLVTVLSREEQQAGLPSGRLDQERLTGLLPALLPVPEVDGWFLCGPFGLVQAAERALRGLGVDRGRIHQEIFHVDDGSAPLATAVAAQAHATLTATLDGRSGTWPVQEGESLLETVLRSRADAPYACKGGVCGTCRAFLVSGEVRMDRNFALEPEETDAGYVLACQSHPATTEVELDFDR comes from the coding sequence ATGTTCCATCCGCTCCGGGTCAGCGCGGTCGAACGGCTCACGGACGACTCGGTGGCCGTCACCTTCGACGTGCCCGCCGAGCTGCGCGAGACCTTCCGCCACACACCCGGCCAGCATGTCGCGCTGCGCCGGCTCGTGGACGGCGTGGAGACCCGCCGCACGTACTCGATCTGCACCCCGGCCGCTCAGGACGGCGACGTTCCGGTGCTGCGTGTCGGTATCCGACTGGTCGACGGCGGCGATTTCTCGACGTACGCCCTCAAGGAGCTGTCCGTCGGAGACACCGTCGAGGTGATGCATCCGGCCGGCCGGTTCCTCTTCCCGCCGAGGCCGGGTCACTTCGCCGCCGTGGTGGGCGGCAGCGGCATCACGCCCGTGCTGTCCATGGCCGCGACACTGCTGGCGAGGGAGCCGGAGGCCCGGTTCTGCCTGATCCGCAGCGACCGCACGGCTGCCTCCACGATGTTCCTCGACGAGGTGGCGGACCTCAAGGACCGCTACCCCGACCGCTTCCAGCTGGTCACCGTGCTCTCCCGCGAGGAGCAGCAGGCGGGACTCCCGTCGGGCCGTCTGGACCAGGAGCGCCTCACCGGCCTTTTGCCGGCGCTGCTTCCCGTGCCGGAGGTGGACGGCTGGTTCCTCTGCGGGCCGTTCGGCCTCGTCCAGGCCGCCGAGCGTGCGTTGCGCGGACTCGGCGTGGACCGCGGCCGCATCCACCAGGAGATCTTCCACGTCGACGACGGCTCGGCGCCCCTCGCCACCGCCGTCGCCGCGCAGGCTCACGCCACCCTCACCGCGACCCTCGACGGCCGGTCTGGCACGTGGCCGGTCCAGGAAGGGGAATCACTGCTGGAGACGGTGCTGCGCAGCCGGGCCGACGCGCCCTACGCCTGCAAGGGCGGGGTGTGCGGCACATGCAGGGCGTTCCTGGTGTCGGGTGAGGTCCGCATGGACCGGAACTTCGCACTCGAGCCGGAGGAGACGGACGCCGGCTACGTCCTGGCCTGTCAGTCCCACCCGGCCACCACCGAGGTGGAGTTGGACTTCGACCGCTGA
- the paaC gene encoding 1,2-phenylacetyl-CoA epoxidase subunit PaaC has protein sequence MPESAALALGDDALVLSHRLGAWAGHAPVLEEEVALANIALDLLGQARVLLSLVGDEDELAFLREERSFRNLQLVEQPNGDFAHTIARQFYFSVHQHLLYGQLAAGDGPFAGLAAKAVKEVAYHQDHAEHWIARLGDGTAESHARMQRACDALWRFTGEMFQPVDGLEVDLEALEALWLERVTAVLERATLTVPSGARTGAWSAGAGRQGLHTESFGRMLAEMQHLHRSHPGASW, from the coding sequence GTGCCCGAGTCGGCGGCGCTGGCTCTCGGCGACGACGCACTCGTGCTCTCCCACCGGCTGGGGGCGTGGGCCGGGCACGCACCGGTACTGGAGGAGGAGGTGGCCCTCGCCAACATCGCGCTCGATCTGCTGGGACAGGCGCGCGTGCTCCTCTCCCTCGTCGGTGACGAGGACGAGCTGGCCTTCCTCCGCGAGGAGCGCTCGTTCCGGAACCTCCAGCTGGTCGAGCAGCCGAACGGCGACTTCGCGCACACCATCGCGCGCCAGTTCTACTTCTCCGTCCACCAGCACCTGCTGTACGGGCAGCTGGCCGCCGGTGACGGCCCGTTCGCCGGGCTCGCCGCCAAGGCCGTCAAGGAAGTCGCGTACCACCAGGACCACGCGGAGCACTGGATCGCCAGGCTCGGCGACGGCACGGCGGAGAGCCACGCGCGGATGCAGCGTGCGTGCGACGCGCTGTGGCGGTTCACGGGCGAGATGTTCCAGCCGGTGGACGGGCTCGAGGTGGATCTCGAGGCACTGGAAGCACTCTGGCTGGAGCGGGTCACGGCGGTTCTGGAGCGCGCCACGCTGACCGTCCCGTCCGGTGCGCGCACGGGCGCCTGGTCCGCGGGAGCGGGGCGTCAAGGGCTCCACACCGAGTCGTTCGGACGCATGCTCGCCGAGATGCAGCATCTGCACCGAAGCCACCCGGGAGCGTCATGGTGA
- a CDS encoding DUF2252 domain-containing protein: protein MSEIRALVPEQRPDSAMDGPPLGAAGTGSVGGLSAGSGDGRRIPVVHGFARRTAAAGGEESPKGLGKALRDRVPRSSHDVMLPTPGRPDAVQAVEESSRGRVPELTPIRVGRMAASPFAFLRGAAGLMGHDLVGTPVTGIGAQICGDAHAANFGLYGDARGRLVMDLNDFDETVVGPWEWDLKRLAVSLVLAGRVAGADEDVCRAAAFDTVGAYRRTMRLLAKLPALDAWNAIADEELVSHTDARDLLGTLERVAAKARNNTSARFAAKATEAVGGGESGTEGAAGRRFVDAPPVLRRVPDAEAAAVAASLGEYLTTVGEDRLPLLARYAIHDVAFRVVGTGSVGTRSYVVLLLDHRGDPLVLQVKEARASALLPYLESVGFPAPEPVHEGRRVVRGQKRMQVVSDSLLGWTTVEGRPFQVRQFRNRKGSVDPAALTPDQLDDYGRMTGALLARAHAHSADPRLLAGYCGKNEELDEAVAAFAVLYADRTEADHADLLTAVKSGRTAAELGV, encoded by the coding sequence ATGAGTGAGATCAGGGCGTTGGTCCCGGAGCAGCGGCCGGATTCCGCCATGGACGGGCCGCCCCTCGGGGCAGCCGGAACCGGCTCCGTCGGCGGACTCAGCGCCGGCTCCGGGGATGGGCGGCGCATTCCTGTGGTGCACGGCTTCGCACGCCGTACGGCGGCCGCGGGCGGTGAGGAGTCGCCGAAGGGCTTGGGCAAGGCGCTGCGGGACCGGGTGCCCCGCTCGTCGCACGATGTGATGCTGCCGACGCCGGGGCGGCCCGACGCAGTGCAGGCGGTCGAGGAGTCCAGCCGCGGTCGTGTGCCGGAACTCACCCCGATACGGGTGGGGAGAATGGCGGCATCCCCGTTCGCCTTCCTGCGGGGCGCTGCCGGACTGATGGGTCACGATCTGGTGGGCACGCCTGTCACCGGTATCGGCGCACAGATCTGCGGCGACGCCCACGCGGCGAACTTCGGGCTGTACGGGGACGCCAGAGGCCGTCTGGTGATGGACCTCAACGACTTCGACGAAACCGTCGTCGGCCCGTGGGAGTGGGACCTCAAGCGCCTCGCGGTGTCCCTGGTGCTGGCGGGCCGGGTGGCAGGCGCCGACGAGGACGTCTGCCGAGCGGCGGCCTTCGACACCGTGGGCGCCTACCGCCGCACCATGCGGCTGCTGGCCAAGCTGCCGGCGCTCGACGCGTGGAACGCGATCGCGGACGAGGAACTCGTCTCGCACACGGACGCCCGGGATCTGCTGGGAACGCTGGAACGGGTCGCCGCGAAGGCCCGCAACAACACCAGCGCACGCTTCGCGGCCAAGGCCACGGAGGCCGTGGGCGGTGGCGAGAGCGGTACGGAGGGTGCCGCCGGGCGCCGATTCGTGGACGCCCCACCGGTGCTGCGACGAGTGCCGGACGCGGAGGCCGCGGCCGTCGCCGCCTCGCTCGGGGAGTACCTGACCACGGTCGGGGAGGACCGCCTTCCGCTGCTCGCCCGTTACGCGATACATGACGTCGCCTTCCGGGTGGTGGGTACCGGAAGCGTCGGCACCCGGTCGTACGTGGTGCTGCTGCTGGATCACCGCGGCGATCCGCTGGTGCTGCAGGTGAAGGAGGCACGTGCCTCGGCGCTTCTTCCGTATCTGGAGTCCGTCGGTTTCCCCGCGCCGGAGCCGGTGCACGAGGGGCGCCGGGTGGTACGGGGCCAGAAGCGGATGCAGGTCGTCAGCGACAGCCTGCTGGGCTGGACGACCGTGGAGGGCCGCCCGTTCCAGGTGCGGCAGTTCAGGAACCGCAAGGGCAGTGTCGATCCCGCGGCCCTCACGCCCGACCAGCTCGACGACTACGGCCGGATGACGGGTGCCCTGCTCGCCCGCGCCCACGCCCACAGCGCGGACCCGCGGCTGCTCGCCGGGTACTGCGGCAAGAACGAGGAGCTGGACGAGGCGGTGGCGGCGTTCGCGGTCCTGTACGCGGACCGTACGGAGGCCGACCACGCGGATCTGCTGACGGCCGTCAAGAGCGGCCGGACAGCCGCTGAGCTGGGGGTGTGA
- the paaB gene encoding 1,2-phenylacetyl-CoA epoxidase subunit PaaB, with the protein MSSSTEWPLWEVFVRSRRGLSHTHAGSLHAPDAEMALRNARDLYTRRSEGVSIWVVPSTAITASSPDEKDPFFEPAADKPYRHPTFYEIPEGVKHL; encoded by the coding sequence ATGAGCAGCTCGACCGAATGGCCGCTGTGGGAGGTCTTCGTGCGTTCGCGCCGCGGGCTGTCCCACACGCACGCAGGGAGCCTGCACGCACCTGACGCGGAAATGGCCCTCCGCAACGCCCGCGACCTGTACACCCGGCGCAGCGAGGGCGTCTCGATCTGGGTCGTGCCCTCCACCGCGATCACCGCCTCCTCACCGGACGAGAAGGACCCGTTCTTCGAGCCGGCCGCCGACAAGCCCTACCGGCACCCCACGTTCTACGAGATCCCGGAAGGGGTGAAGCACCTGTGA
- a CDS encoding FhaA domain-containing protein, which translates to MGVLKRFEQRLEGLVNGTFAKVFKSEVQPVEIAGALQRECDNNATIWNRERTVVPNDFIVELSTPDFERLSPYSGQLGDELSGLVRDYAKQQRYTFMGPIKVHLEKADDLDTGLYRVRSRTLASSTSQSPGGQPFGGDAAQAGARGGYGYPPPAYGAGAPGAPPMPATPPPGMPAGPRPGPAAGQRAPGPGAVPNAQVRRWIEINGTRHQISRPTLVLGRSTDADVRIDDPGVSRRHCEIRTGTPSTIQDLGSTNGIVVDGQHTTRATLRDGSRIVVGSTTIVYRQAEG; encoded by the coding sequence ATGGGAGTCCTGAAGCGTTTCGAGCAGCGTCTCGAAGGCCTGGTCAACGGCACCTTCGCCAAGGTGTTCAAGTCCGAGGTCCAGCCTGTCGAGATCGCGGGCGCCCTCCAGCGGGAGTGCGACAACAACGCGACGATCTGGAACCGCGAGCGGACCGTCGTCCCCAACGACTTCATCGTGGAGCTCAGCACGCCCGACTTCGAGCGTCTGAGCCCGTACTCGGGCCAGCTCGGCGACGAACTGTCCGGCCTGGTCCGTGACTACGCCAAGCAGCAGCGCTACACGTTCATGGGGCCGATCAAGGTCCACCTGGAGAAGGCCGACGACCTCGACACCGGTCTCTACCGGGTGCGCAGCCGCACGCTGGCGTCAAGTACGTCACAGTCCCCCGGAGGCCAGCCCTTCGGGGGCGACGCCGCCCAGGCCGGCGCCCGGGGCGGTTACGGCTACCCGCCGCCCGCCTATGGCGCGGGTGCCCCCGGCGCACCTCCGATGCCGGCCACGCCGCCTCCCGGCATGCCCGCGGGCCCGCGTCCCGGTCCCGCGGCCGGCCAGCGAGCGCCCGGCCCGGGTGCCGTGCCGAACGCACAAGTACGACGCTGGATCGAGATCAACGGCACACGCCATCAGATCTCCCGCCCGACGCTGGTGCTGGGACGCAGCACCGACGCCGATGTGCGGATCGACGACCCCGGCGTATCGCGCCGGCACTGTGAGATCCGGACCGGAACGCCCTCGACGATCCAGGATCTCGGGTCTACCAACGGCATCGTGGTAGACGGGCAGCACACCACCCGCGCTACGCTCCGCGACGGCTCGCGGATCGTCGTGGGCAGCACCACCATCGTTTACCGGCAAGCCGAAGGGTGA
- a CDS encoding FHA domain-containing protein: MSELTLTVMRLGFLAVLWLFVIVAVQVIRSDLFGTRVTQRGSRRGADQRAQQQRQNAAPPQQRQQTGGRQRRGAPTKLVVSEGTLTGTTVALQGQTITLGRAHDSTIVLDDDYASSRHARIYPDRDGQWIVEDLGSTNGTYLDRTRLTTPTPIPLGAPIRIGKTVIELRK, encoded by the coding sequence ATGTCAGAGCTGACCCTGACGGTCATGCGGCTAGGTTTCCTGGCTGTTCTGTGGCTGTTCGTCATCGTGGCCGTCCAGGTCATCCGCAGCGATCTGTTCGGTACGCGGGTGACGCAGCGCGGTTCGCGCCGCGGCGCCGACCAGCGTGCCCAGCAGCAGCGCCAGAACGCCGCACCGCCGCAGCAGCGGCAACAGACCGGCGGCCGCCAGCGGCGGGGGGCACCGACGAAGCTGGTCGTGTCCGAGGGCACACTCACGGGTACCACCGTCGCTCTCCAGGGGCAGACCATCACCCTGGGCCGGGCGCACGACTCCACGATCGTGCTGGACGACGACTACGCGTCCAGCAGGCATGCCAGGATCTACCCGGACCGTGACGGCCAGTGGATCGTCGAGGATCTCGGGTCCACCAACGGCACATATCTCGACCGGACCCGGCTCACCACCCCGACACCGATTCCGCTGGGCGCGCCGATCCGCATCGGCAAGACCGTCATCGAGCTGCGGAAGTAG
- a CDS encoding FtsW/RodA/SpoVE family cell cycle protein: MSVVTNTTTIGAIDAPSRRNTELMLLAFAVAIPVFAYINVGLALDGELPAGVLGYGIGLGLLAGVAHLVVRRFAKYADPLLLPLATLLNGLGLVLIWRLDQSPRLLARSDFSPQATNQLMYSALGIALFVGVLLVLKDHRILQRFTYISMAASIVLLLLPLVPGLGVPIFGAKIWIRVAGFSIQPGEFAKIVIAVFFSGYLMVKRDALALASRRFMGLYLPRGRDLGPILMIWAMSLLILIFENDLGTSLLFFGMFVVMLYVATERTSWIVMGLLMSMAGAVVVSQFASHVQSRVAAWLDPFQCLETAEPGTNMAFACDQMTQVLMSFGAGGTLGTGWGQGNSDLIQFAANSDFIFATVGEELGLAGVMAFLLLYGLIIERGVRTALAARDPFGKLLAIGLSGAFALQVFVVAGGVMGLIPLTGMTMPFLAAGGSSVIANWALIGILIRISDTARRPAPAPAPSPDAEMTQVVRP; encoded by the coding sequence ATGAGCGTTGTCACCAACACGACCACGATCGGCGCGATCGACGCGCCGAGCCGGCGGAACACGGAGCTGATGCTCCTCGCTTTCGCCGTGGCCATCCCGGTGTTCGCCTACATCAACGTGGGCCTCGCCCTGGACGGCGAACTTCCCGCGGGCGTTCTCGGCTACGGCATCGGTCTCGGCCTGCTCGCCGGCGTGGCCCACCTCGTGGTGCGCAGATTCGCCAAGTACGCGGACCCGCTGCTGCTGCCGCTGGCGACCCTGCTGAACGGGCTCGGCCTGGTGCTCATCTGGCGGCTCGACCAGTCGCCGCGGCTGCTGGCGCGCAGCGACTTCTCCCCGCAGGCGACGAACCAGCTGATGTACTCGGCCCTCGGCATCGCGCTGTTCGTGGGTGTGCTGCTGGTCCTGAAGGACCACCGCATCCTTCAGCGGTTCACCTACATCTCGATGGCGGCGTCCATCGTCCTGCTGCTGCTGCCGCTGGTCCCCGGACTCGGCGTGCCGATCTTCGGCGCCAAGATCTGGATCCGGGTCGCCGGATTCTCCATCCAGCCCGGCGAGTTCGCGAAGATCGTGATCGCGGTCTTCTTCTCCGGCTACCTGATGGTGAAGCGGGACGCTCTCGCGCTCGCCAGCCGCCGGTTCATGGGCCTGTACCTGCCGCGCGGCCGCGACCTCGGTCCGATCCTGATGATCTGGGCGATGAGCCTGCTCATCCTGATCTTCGAGAACGACCTCGGTACGTCGCTGCTCTTCTTCGGCATGTTCGTGGTCATGCTCTACGTGGCCACCGAGCGGACCAGCTGGATCGTCATGGGTCTGCTGATGTCCATGGCCGGCGCGGTCGTCGTCTCCCAGTTCGCGAGCCACGTCCAGTCCCGTGTGGCCGCCTGGCTCGACCCGTTCCAGTGCCTGGAGACTGCGGAGCCGGGCACCAACATGGCCTTCGCCTGCGACCAGATGACCCAGGTGCTGATGTCGTTCGGCGCCGGCGGCACACTCGGCACCGGCTGGGGCCAGGGCAACTCCGACCTCATTCAGTTCGCCGCCAACTCCGACTTCATCTTCGCCACCGTCGGCGAGGAGCTCGGGCTGGCCGGCGTGATGGCCTTCCTGCTGCTGTACGGCCTGATCATCGAGCGCGGTGTACGCACTGCCCTCGCGGCACGCGACCCGTTCGGGAAGCTGCTGGCGATCGGCCTGTCCGGCGCGTTCGCCCTCCAGGTGTTCGTCGTGGCCGGCGGTGTGATGGGCCTCATCCCGCTGACCGGTATGACGATGCCGTTCCTCGCGGCCGGTGGTTCGTCCGTCATCGCCAACTGGGCCCTGATCGGCATTCTGATCCGTATCAGCGACACCGCGCGCCGTCCCGCGCCCGCGCCCGCCCCGTCCCCCGACGCCGAGATGACCCAGGTGGTCCGACCGTGA
- a CDS encoding rhodanese-like domain-containing protein translates to MNFAPLPSVNVAEVPADGLVLDVREPDEWAAGHVEGALHVPMSDFVARFGEVTEALADGRRAFVMCRVGGRSAQVTQYLVQQGIDAVNIDGGMLAWEGAGRPMVTENGSPAFVL, encoded by the coding sequence ATGAACTTCGCCCCGTTGCCCTCCGTGAACGTCGCGGAGGTGCCGGCCGACGGCCTTGTGCTGGACGTTCGGGAGCCCGACGAGTGGGCGGCCGGGCATGTCGAGGGCGCGCTGCACGTCCCGATGAGCGACTTCGTTGCCCGCTTCGGCGAGGTGACCGAGGCGCTGGCCGACGGACGGCGCGCCTTTGTGATGTGCCGGGTCGGTGGGCGCTCCGCGCAGGTCACCCAGTACCTGGTGCAGCAGGGGATCGACGCGGTGAACATCGACGGCGGCATGCTCGCCTGGGAAGGGGCGGGACGCCCCATGGTCACCGAGAACGGCAGCCCCGCCTTCGTGCTCTGA
- the paaD gene encoding 1,2-phenylacetyl-CoA epoxidase subunit PaaD translates to MEAELRRLAGSVPDPELPVLTLEELGVIRGVRLLGPSSVEVRLTPTYTGCPAIEAMTSDIERVLHDHGMAAVSVVKVLAPAWSTDDISAEGRRKLSEFGIAPPRHHAADEPVPLTLSVRCPNCGSTDTELLSRFSSTACKALRRCVSCREPFDHFKEL, encoded by the coding sequence CTGGAGGCGGAGCTGCGCAGGCTGGCGGGCTCGGTCCCCGACCCTGAGCTGCCGGTGCTGACGCTCGAGGAGCTCGGCGTCATCCGCGGCGTGCGTCTGCTCGGGCCCTCCAGCGTCGAAGTCCGGCTCACGCCGACGTACACGGGCTGCCCGGCCATCGAGGCCATGACCTCCGACATCGAGCGGGTGCTGCACGACCACGGGATGGCGGCCGTCTCGGTCGTCAAGGTTCTCGCACCGGCCTGGTCGACGGACGACATCAGCGCCGAAGGCCGCCGGAAGCTGAGCGAGTTCGGCATAGCGCCGCCTCGTCATCACGCGGCCGACGAGCCGGTGCCGCTCACGCTCTCCGTGCGCTGCCCGAACTGCGGCTCGACCGACACGGAGCTGCTGAGCAGGTTCTCCTCCACGGCCTGCAAGGCCCTGCGCAGGTGTGTCTCCTGTCGCGAACCTTTCGACCACTTCAAGGAGTTGTAG